In Papaver somniferum cultivar HN1 chromosome 9, ASM357369v1, whole genome shotgun sequence, the genomic stretch tatgcatttacaaaatttattgcataacttgttatgcagtccacaaaacctgcataacctgttatgcgtccgaaaatatggctacataatgcataacctgatatgcatccgtaaatatggatgcatactgcattatgcatcaattttttatatgtatagctaaaatcaaccaaaacaatggttacataacttgttatagatgcataactttgttatgcagatacataacttgttatgcagtcgaaaaatggTTGCacaattcgttatgcgtctgcagaatgtgttatgcatcgtttttggtaaCTACATAATgattaagtatcaagttttcaaaaaatttccctaaaatgaggatcacctccgattttttcgttaaaaacaaaaatttgatattcttgtttgtactcgttgcgtagctcttttaaaaatatttccaacgatataaaatttgtaaaattctaaggcgcggatttttagatatgttatgtccaagttcgctgccaattatacccctgaaaaagatagtatgcataacgagttatgcctgaaaagataatATGCATAACTAGATATgcattgattcatataataatttcatataattatgggtgtcacggtatacaaaattaattatgggcctgagaacgagaatattattttttttgggtctccctaATTTCGGCTTAATTATtatggttaccaaacatatatGTAATGGCTTGTGGGCTGATATAACCCGTTATTTAAGCCCGCATTTCGGTTCCCTGTTGTGTTTGTATCAAAATGTTATCCGAACCTCGAAGAAGAGCTCATTTTGTTCATCATGTGTGACAGTGCTCCATCACCTCCAATTACTTATCCCGCCATTAAAACTCCAAAATTAGCGTTAATCACACGGCCAAGTATTATCTCTACCACTTTAATTTTGCAGACCAAATGTCATAAAAACCTCAGGAAATCTTTGAATTTCCACACTTGTAATATATCAAAGAGCGTCGTTACAAAAGTTAGTTCAGAATCTTCAGATGATTACCAATCGTTtgatgaattagggtttgaagaaaACCCCAAAAAAGGTAGTGATGAGAAGGTTGATGCTTCGAGTATTGATTTCTTGGAATTGgagaaggagaaaatggagagtGTAAGGAGTTCAGTAAGTGCAGAGAATGAAGAAATTCTTAAGGTTGAAGATTTGGATAGTGGTGGTTCGAAATCTGAAGAGTTGGGGAAAGTGggtttaagaagtggaagacaaTTGATGAGAAGATCAAATATGATTGCCAAACAAGTCATTGGCATTGAATCTGCTATTAGTTTGGGATTTGTTTCTCAACTTTGGGTTGATACCACCTCAGTAAGGCTCTAATTTCTCCTTTAAGTTTCATAGAAATGCTTTAAAGTCATTTTAGTATGTCTATAAATGTGTCATGGGTTTGCTTGAAGACTTTCAGTATtttaacaaaaccaaaatttgctaGAAATTTCTGAGCTGTTTGTATATTATAAATGTTAATTGGACTTGGGGTACATCACACTTCACAGACCATTCGGCTTTTGGGAGCATGTAATAGGTTGTGTCAAGGATGTTCAATGGGGTATTTGAAACGAGTATAACTGGAAAGAAACCACCATGTGTGTTGTAATTTAAATTGTTGCGCATGATGGTTTGAGACCTATGTGCACATCCTATGAGTCCTTAGAAGGAGCTGGGTACATTGCTCTTATAGCATGTTTTTAGTTATAGCGATATTTGTGTTTTTCTAGAAATAATTACTAGCATGATTGTTGATTGCTAAACTGTTGCACTTGAAGTCGGAATGATCTAGTATAATGGGTTCTGGATGCAACTTATCAAATTATTTTGCTTACCAAATTTATTACTCCTAAAACTTTGTCATAGTGGGTGGTGCTTGTGGTAGAGGCGAGGCCAAGCCTACTTTCCGGGGAAATTGAAAGGTTTTATTTGGAGGAGGTCTGCCAGGTAAACTAATGTTCTTTTTGTTTAAGTTATGGATTTGATTCTCAACATTGGGAGTTTTGTTTGGACAAGAATGCATAGACACGGACCACACGGTAGTTTAGGCTAAACAGTTTGAGAATATCATTTTCTGGAAGTCACATTTTGGCTTCCAAGACACATGCATGTTAATACTAGAAGTACAGATAAAACCGTTGTGCAGTTCTCAATACTAAGAAACACCTGGTGTAATAATTAGCATCTATCATTCATGTTACCGTCGATTTGACCAATAATATGGGTATGAGGTGTTGAGCCTGGAAAGGTCGTAATGCGGACATGTCCGAACACAAATTCTCAGAATTATTTGCTTTATTCTCTTAGATATGGTTTTTGTTCTCAGATCTAAGCTTGTTGCAAATACATGCAAGTACACACTACATCTTGGGCAAAAGATATGCAACACTCAGAGATACAAATTGTGGTCGATGCAAAGCTAGTTATTCGATCTATCACTGGAACCCCTCTTCTCATTCAATGGGAGAATAGGAACATAATAAAGGAGATAA encodes the following:
- the LOC113310264 gene encoding uncharacterized protein LOC113310264 is translated as MCDSAPSPPITYPAIKTPKLALITRPSIISTTLILQTKCHKNLRKSLNFHTCNISKSVVTKVSSESSDDYQSFDELGFEENPKKGSDEKVDASSIDFLELEKEKMESVRSSVSAENEEILKVEDLDSGGSKSEELGKVGLRSGRQLMRRSNMIAKQVIGIESAISLGFVSQLWVDTTSWVVLVVEARPSLLSGEIERFYLEEVCQVGDVILVEDESVMENGLQMIGLETLVGYNVITESRRSIGKVRGYTFNINSGSLELLELDSFGISVIPSSLVSTYALFVEDVIEVMSDTVVVHEEAASRLQRLTKGFWDTPNVETYNDEFDEFSDYERRPARSDSIRSNRKSLRNKRSPSRRRPPEDELDLPMDYL